A genomic segment from Aegilops tauschii subsp. strangulata cultivar AL8/78 chromosome 1, Aet v6.0, whole genome shotgun sequence encodes:
- the LOC109748340 gene encoding thioredoxin H5 produces MGCCGSNPVDEEEHLDYSSGNVTLITDLKSWEKKVEDATDANKTLVVKFSAVWCGPCRIAAPTYAELSLKHSDLVFVSVDVDELPELVTEFEVRATPTFIFLRDKKEIDKMVGGNQADLQQKFEPYCRPGDEVMSKQSFEDKT; encoded by the exons ATGGGATGCTGCGGCAGC AACCCTGTAGATGAGGAGGAACACCTAGACTACAGCTCTGGGAATGTGACTCTTATAACCGATCTAAAGAGCTGGGAGAAGAAAGTGGAAGATGCAACTGACGCCAATAAAACA CTTGTTGTAAAATTCAGCGCAGTATGGTGTGGCCCGTGTAGGATCGCTGCTCCTACGTACGCCGAACTCTCTTTGAAGCATTCCGATCTTGTTTTCGTGTCTGTGGACGTAGACGAACTACCG GAACTGGTCACGGAATTCGAGGTACGTGCCACGCCGACATTCATCTTCTTGAGAGATAAGAAGGAGATCGACAAGATGGTGGGGGGGAACCAGGCCGATCTTCAGCAGAAGTTCGAACCATACTGCCGGCCAGGTGACGAAGTTATGAGTAAACAGTCTTTCGAGGACAAAACCTGA
- the LOC109748341 gene encoding ubiquitin-conjugating enzyme E2-17 kDa, with protein MASKRILKELKDLQKDPPTSCSAGPAGEDMFHWQATIMGPPDSPYAGGVFLVNIHFPPDYPFKPPKVSFKTKVFHPNINSNGSICLDILKEQWSPALTISKVLLSICSLLTDPNPDDPLVPEIAHMYKTDRSKYETTARSWTQKYAMG; from the exons ATGGCATCAAAGCGCATCCTCAAGGAACTGAAGGACCTGCAGAAGGACCCGCCCACATCATGCAGCGCAG GTCCTGCTGGTGAGGACATGTTTCATTGGCAAGCAACAATTATGGGACCCCCTGACAGTCCCTATGCCGGTGGTGTTTTCTTAGTGAACATTCATTTCCCTCCGGATTACCCCTTCAAGCCACCAAAG GTATCTTTTAAGACAAAGGTCTTCCATCCTAATATCAACAGCAATGGAAGCATATGCCTTGATATTCTTAAGGAGCAGTGGAGCCCTGCTTTGACGATCTCTAAG GTCTTGCTCTCTATCTGTTCCCTGCTGACCGATCCCAACCCGGATGATCCCCTTGTTCCCGAGATTGCCCACATGTACAAGACGGACCGGTCAAAGTATGAGACGACAGCCCGCAGCTGGACGCAGAAGTACGCCATGGGTTGA